The window AAACAGAAAGCGAAGAGAAGTTCAGAACAATTTTTGAGCACGCTCCAGTAATGATCGATGCTTTTGATGATATGGGTAAATGTTTGCTCTGGAACAGAGAATGTGAAAGACAACTTGGATGGTCTGAGGAAGAAATTATCAGTGTGAAAGATCCTCTCAATATACTATATCCAGATCGAAAAATCAGAGAAAAAGTCTTCCAATGGATAGTAAATGCAGATGGTACCGTTCATGAAGATACTGTAACAGCAAAAGATGGTTCACGCAAGGTACAATGCTGGTCTAACTATAAATTATCTCCTGGTTTTTATCTTTGTGTTGGATTTGATATAACCGAGAGAAAGACTAATGAAGAAGCGCTCATGAGTAGCAAAGAACGGTACAAGCAACTCATGAATAATTCACCCTCCTTGATCCTTGAATTCGATGTGAACAACCATTCCATAATTAGTTGCAATCCTGCTATGGCTGATAGTCTGGGTAGTACCGTTAACGATATTATTGGTAATGATATACGAGCCTTCCTGCCTGATGCTATTTTTAGAAGTCGATACAAAGTTGCGATGGAAGCGCTGAAAGAGAATAAAGTAGTTGTTTCGGAAGATAGTAATAAAGGAAGATATTTCTATAATACTGTTATACCTGTAGTATCTGGTGAGAGAAAAACACTGCAGATAATTTCATATGATATAACTGAACGAAAGAAAATAGAAATGGAACTCAAAGAGAGGGAAGCTTTCCTTCAATCATTGATCTATAATATTCCTCTTGACTTTTATACTAGAGATAAAGAAGGTAAGGTTATAATGCAGAGTGCTAAATCCATTCAGAAATGGGGTGATCTGAGGGGATTGACCATCAATGACCTGGATATTAAAGATTCTTTGAAGAAGTTATGGAGAGAAGCAGTTAGATCAGCACTTTCCGGAAATGAAGTTGAAGAAGAATATACAGTATCAAAAAAAGATGCAACTCATTATTTCAAAATGTACGTTTCTCCTATTATAAGGGGAGACGAGATAACAGGTATCCTTGGAGTAGATATTGATATAACTGAAGAACGGGAAAATGAGAAAAAATTAATTCAGTTGAAAGATAATCTGGAAAGCGTGGTGGACGAGGAGATTAAAAAGAGAAAAGACCAGCAGGAACTCCTTATTCAGAAATCGAAGCTTGAATCCCTAGGTCAGCTCGCAGCAGGGATTGCACATGAAATTAATCAACCAATAGGACTGATAGCTCTTGGATTGGACAATGTTCTTGAAAAACTTGGGAATGATAAAACAATTTCTGTTACTTACCTTAAAGATAAGATCGAGAATTTCTTTAAATATATTGATCGAATTAGACAAATAATTGATCATATTGGAACATTCTCCCGCGATCAAAAGGATATTATTTTTGATGAGTTAAATATTAACACGATCATTGAGCAAGCTCTGACTATGATTAAGCATCAATATAAAGATCATAATATCACTTTTAATGTAAAACTCGATAAAAATATACCAATTATTCTGGGTAAGGCCTTTAAAGTTGAACAGGTCATCCTAAACCTCCTTTCAAACTCTTTTGATGCACTTGAAGCTCGTAGTCAACGTGAAACTGGATTTCAGAAAAACATTACAATCAAAACATTTAAAAAAAGAAAAACGGTTG of the Candidatus Cloacimonadota bacterium genome contains:
- a CDS encoding PAS domain S-box protein — its product is MDKRKSRIIVLICSIGLIFPLFLLAIENATLIDSLIISGKMHMNRGRSDYAVYLLMNALQRARDAGERERLRESMQLLAQAHENLGDYKTANIYLKKMQRIQDSLFVFQLEKAGYIKSDSVLTLSHHEYIGKLESSKKRQFYVFFIILIMILFASTLIIVYNYQHTKKRMQKIIDTKTNDLKEANTRLEKEIIEKTESEEKFRTIFEHAPVMIDAFDDMGKCLLWNRECERQLGWSEEEIISVKDPLNILYPDRKIREKVFQWIVNADGTVHEDTVTAKDGSRKVQCWSNYKLSPGFYLCVGFDITERKTNEEALMSSKERYKQLMNNSPSLILEFDVNNHSIISCNPAMADSLGSTVNDIIGNDIRAFLPDAIFRSRYKVAMEALKENKVVVSEDSNKGRYFYNTVIPVVSGERKTLQIISYDITERKKIEMELKEREAFLQSLIYNIPLDFYTRDKEGKVIMQSAKSIQKWGDLRGLTINDLDIKDSLKKLWREAVRSALSGNEVEEEYTVSKKDATHYFKMYVSPIIRGDEITGILGVDIDITEERENEKKLIQLKDNLESVVDEEIKKRKDQQELLIQKSKLESLGQLAAGIAHEINQPIGLIALGLDNVLEKLGNDKTISVTYLKDKIENFFKYIDRIRQIIDHIGTFSRDQKDIIFDELNINTIIEQALTMIKHQYKDHNITFNVKLDKNIPIILGKAFKVEQVILNLLSNSFDALEARSQRETGFQKNITIKTFKKRKTVVAEFTDNGVGIPKNDIESIFDPFYTTKGPDKGTGLGLSISYGILEEMNATISVDSILNEFTTFTIEFQAN